The Toxoplasma gondii ME49 chromosome XII, whole genome shotgun sequence genome includes a region encoding these proteins:
- a CDS encoding hypothetical protein (encoded by transcript TGME49_248420~Predicted trans-membrane domain (TMHMM2.0):168-191:239-262:282-305:324-347:359-382:476-499:510-533:547-577:597-620:629-652) encodes MERTCTTDLSTSGSKVEERNPQRGRGGVRVAPALSRRLTVDEYLDLFHRERRVSSALEYFPTAPVRESEICRVEDVPPELTLKVAAELARQNSRLSANYLDASGGGGEVTPQDEEQEDAGIPEGQVEKATEDPKLGFSGLCERLRNKFFPRAHTTSAMMAARLQPTPCGVNRFILLGIYLIYSLLTGRVFFAWPSISNMLFRDGAYLWNCGDLDDPAAVDHRLEENGGKRFACEDQNTAVQNLFVVCLACAFACALLAGLLLDKLGPKLTGMFGQTCNFTAWVLLGFAGEGVPTYYPAFVLMGVGADSGYMASLSIANLFPGHEALVVALLGSAKSLSYAMPAILDTLDANSSVISVKDVCLGYAVLGPGLCWLICLLLIGFHPFLPWASFVHIEEAVEQLARRQSGRQWSQVFRSSSVSTIFKMKRGKISGSREEDGDSSRPQIESVNRRTSSVTVHSSGPSAPAADPAPSLRRQLMSPYCILMVVHTVIQSILYPFLSTSAENLYGKDVNNFLGICLPFGCVACIIYGKLTDMYGITKVLIGLNTIITVVFVLTLIHTVATSYIAAVLIIVYVGFYSSQVYCFVSDTFAAAQFGRIVGTIFIVGGFSSLLKIPLQSMVVEVFHSVYTWPVIMMIGLCCFNYGILGVLLYFKRKNPHPFWPADAAAAVDERVEKTSSGKQGGRSGELVIKAGSETELGVPTTVTPSSDLGGRAEPDAEDVCVAIDRS; translated from the exons ATGGAGCGAACCTGCACTACAGACCTTTCCACTTCGGGGTCAAAGGTGGAGGAAAGAAATCCACAGAGGGGTCGGGGTGGAGTCCGTGTAGCCCCCGCGCTATCTCGCCGACTTACGGTGGATGAGTATCTTGACCTGTTCCACCGCGAACGGCGCGTGTCATCAGCTCTGGAATACTTTCCGACTGCTCCAGTCCGCGAGAGCGAAATTTGCCGTGTAGAAGATGTTCCTCCCGAGCTTACGCTGAAGGTGGCTGCAGAGCTCGCCCGACAGaactctcgtctctccgccAACTATCTAGATGCGTCTGGAGGAGGAGGTGAAGTGACACCTCAGGatgaagagcaagaagatgCAGGCATTCCTGAAGGTCAAGTGGAAAAAGCGACGGAAGATCCGAAACTCGGGTTTTCAGGGCTCTGTGAGCGACTGCGCAACAAATTCTTCCCCAGGGCTCACACCACATCCGCGATGATGGCCGCCCGCCTCCAGCCGACGCCCTGTGGCGTCAATCGATTCATCTTGCTTGGGATATACTTGATCTATTCTTTGCTGACGGGTCGAGTATTCTTTGCGTGGCCTAGCATTTCAAATATGCTATTCAGAGATGGCGCTTACTTGTGGAATTGTGGGGATTTAGACGATCCCGCAGCCGTGGACCATCGCCTGGAGGAGAATGGTGGGAAGAGATTCGCCTGCGAAGACCAAAATACGGCGGTTCAGAATCTCTTTgtcgtctgcctcgcctgTGCTTTCGCTTGTGCGCTGCTGGCGGGTCTACTTCTAGACAAACTGGGCCCGAAGCTCACAGGCATGTTTGGCCAGACTTGCAACTTCACAGCCTGGGTACTCCTTGGGTTTGCTGGAGAGGGTGTTCCCACATATTACCCGGCATTTGTTTTGATGGGCGTCGGAGCAGACAGTGGCTACATGGCGAGTCTATCGATAGCCAACCTATTCCCTGGACACGAGGC ACTCGTAGTGGCGCTCCTAGGGTCGGCAAAGAGCTTGAGCTACGCAATGCCCGCGATTCTGGACACGCTTGACGCCAATAGTTCAGTTATCTCAGTGAAGGACGTTTGCTTAGGCTATGCTGTCCTTGGCCCGG GACTGTGCTGGTTAATTTGTCTCTTGCTGATTGGCTTCCATCCATTCCTTCCATGGGCGAGCTTCGTGCATATTGAGGAGGCTGTGGAGCAACTGGCTAGGCGTCAAAGCGGAAGACAGTGGAGTCAAGTTTTCCGATCTTCGTCCGTTTCCACCATTTTCAAGATGAAAAGGGGGAAAATATCTGGTTCACGTGAAGAGGACGGCGACAGCTCGAGACCGCAAATAGAATCTGTCAATCGCCGGACCAGCAGTGTAACCGTGCACTCGAGTGGGCCATCCGCACCTGCGGCGGACCCTGCACCCTCACTGCGACGACAGCTGATGTCCCCATATTGCATTCTAATGGTTGTTCACACCGTTATCCAGTCCATCTTGTACCCCTTCCTTAGCACCAGCGCCGAAAATCTCTACGGCAAAGATGTAAACAACTTCCTCGGCATTTGCCTGCCGTTCGGctgcgttgcatgcata ATTTACGGGAAGCTCACGGACATGTACGGCATCACAAAAGTTTTGATCGGGCTCAATACTATCATTACTGTAGTTTTTGTGCTGACGTTGATTCATACAGTGGCAACGTCCTACATCGCAGCTGTTCTAATTATTGTATACGTAGGGTTTTACTCGTCGCAGGTGTATTGTTTTGTGAGTGACACTTTTGCAGCGGCACAGTTTGGGCGTATCGTTGGCACAATCTTCATCGTGGGGGGATTCTCCTCACTGCTCAAAATTCCGCTTCAGTCTATGGTCGTTGAAGTTTTCCATTCTGTATACACGTGGCCGGTCATCATGATGATCGGGCTCTGCTGCTTCAACTACGGTATTCTAGGAGTGCTTCTCTATTTCAAGAGGAAGAACCCTCATCCTTTCTGGCCAGCCGATGCTGCTGCGGCTGTCGATGAGAGAGTAGAAAAAACCTCTAGCGGAAAGCAgggcggaagaagcggagagctTGTAATCAAAGCAGGGAGCGAAACTGAATTGGGGGTGCCGACAACTGTGACGCCCTCGTCCGATCTTGGTGGGCGTGCTGAGCCCGATGCTGAAGACGTTTGCGTTGCGATAGATAGATCATGA
- a CDS encoding hypothetical protein (encoded by transcript TGME49_248425~Signal peptide predicted by SignalP 2.0 HMM (probability 0.986) with cleavage site probability 0.842 at residue 26): MGSGWASKQPLLLLAPTSFIVMLSRSNPMCLILSERTEKSGSQPNCLLHSSAGKTTLRERQTTWNNKGIFGNRTQFLNGVDKHWTRMTDITSRRYSRKHGLERILLELLRGSSTHFKTTRTATYYRSRLSSRENTIGRSKPNSPQRSCVCLACREAHEELLCHSPCRRFNARSLRIPC, from the exons ATGGGCTCTGGATGGGCGTCGAAGCAACCACTGTTGTTGTTAGCTCCCACTTCTTTTATCGTCATGCTCAGCCGCTCGAATCCAATGTGTCTTATTTTGTCTGAGCGAACCGAAAAGAGCGGATCACAACCCAACTGCCTCCTCCATTCATCAGCT GGAAAAACCACTCtccgagaaagacagacaacgtggaacAATAAGGGGATTTTTGGGAACCGCACCCAATTCTTGAACGGCGTTGACAAACATTGG ACTCGTATGACTGATATTACCTCGAGAAGGTACTCCCGCAAACACGGACTTGAAAGAATATTGCTAGAATTATTGCGAGGGTCGTCAACGCACTTTAAAACAACAAGGACTGCAACATATTATCGAAGCCGGCTATCCTCGCGTGAAAACACAATTGGACGAAGCAAACCAAACTCGCCTCAGCGGAGCTGTGTCTGCCTGGCGTGTAGGGAAGCACATGAAGAACTACTGTGCCATTCCCCATGTAGGCGGTTCAACGCTCGTTCTCTCAGAATCCCGTGCTAA
- a CDS encoding hypothetical protein (encoded by transcript TGME49_248430), with amino-acid sequence MSTDDHISPETRMKTILDIRVGAGASVGNNNGVAIGEEGQQYSFRVLSIPAPATENAGDGFVNEYTRDPNWPSSVDMAASYYACAPKPYNTSDSELTVPAVTPRQLLLSESFKLPAGPPEKLRRLDPTDLFWQAYHNIGNLMICNCITVLTTHPIVLDHLRTAAEMLLCRHQALRCSINESDSSEEQHLRGASKGSATQDKGDKSFASRLRMLFIKGADSLCCSCRRRRKVHVWQDTRSSARLDVAMARWDCSDGGSERERFGALQDDEWVKAMALEQKISFDTKGGENSYVKQYTIKIKSVGLSLVDSHRTSDTSSLSTRADARAS; translated from the coding sequence ATGTCAACTGACGACCATATTTCCCCGGAAACCAGAATGAAGACTATTTTAGATATACGCGTTGGTGCTGGGGCATCAGTTGGAAACAACAATGGAGTTGCTATTGGTGAAGAAGGACAGCAGTATAGCTTTCGTGTGTTATCTATTCCAGCCCCTGCAACGGAAAATGCAGGAGATGGATTCGTGAATGAATATACGCGGGATCCCAACTGGCCTTCTTCGGTCGACATGGCTGCCTCTTATTATGCGTGTGCACCAAAACCTTACAACACATCGGACTCCGAACTAACAGTTCCTGCCGTGACACCACGGCAGCTGCTATTATCTGAAAGTTTCAAACTTCCGGCCGGTCCACCGGAAAAATTGCGGAGACTTGATCCCACCGACCTGTTCTGGCAGGCGTACCACAATATTGGGAATCTCATGATATGCAACTGCATCACTGTTCTGACGACTCATCCTATTGTTCTTGACCATCTACGGACAGCTGCCGAGATGCTGTTGTGCCGGCATCAGGCTTTGCGGTGCTCAATCAACGAGAGTGATTCCTCCGAAGAACAACATCTGCGGGGTGCCAGCAAGGGGAGCGCTACTCAAGATAAAGGTGACAAGAGCTTTGCAAGCCGGCTGCGAATGCTCTTCATCAAGGGAGCTGATagtctctgctgctcgtgcagaagaagaagaaaagtccACGTGTGGCAGGATACTCGCTCTTCAGCCCGCCTGGATGTCGCCATGGCACGATGGGATTGCTCTGACGGGGGAAGTGAGAGGGAACGTTTTGGGGCGCTGCAAGACGACGAGTGGGTTAAGGCAATGGCACTCGAACAGAAAATTAGTTTCGACACTAAGGGAGGTGAGAACAGTTATGTTAAACAATATACAATCAAAATTAAGTCTGTCGGCTTGAGTCTGGTTGACAGTCACCGAACGAGTGATACCTCCTCGTTATCCACAAGAGCGGACGCTAGGGCGAGCTAA
- a CDS encoding hypothetical protein (encoded by transcript TGME49_248440), which translates to MDGLSRQNFWNELSCCLLLLQNIERYNSYMHDLCRAAAGLPSLPHLPVGPHGLGNRSSTSLLSENDTRTLTVVSATLCGEGTGPAPSPCPTAPEQLPGVTFDRSTQRLEETCHETRHPQKARSSGKVPLPCTRLPDALSSSTLLPIPLQMLKIVLIAPRLLAWGYLWERRLLRRIRNPLPVYYPPDHFGTEAILCRADRMPDTGVKVVSHKPKTTATPGDAPRTYQPFTSVIPILVDREMTTKLVQICKRKKAGLHGLIISTASVAISELMWNRKTVLKEIDSMLEKKQYMRKATETSAQTHHDGHDWLPFHPFESAGRVTAAFGPPGATKQGRNCGFGSNMTSENAEPTESANLSNKMEENCTVCPTPTVLSPTRHRPVQGPTKNNRFSDNAVRGRLSPENQLASIVKPSSSIHGENEYTVDSRGVSVHNYQSQNTQTDGKHVDRDPTFAQSAAAHRPSRCRRGSGKQDTVSCASIRGKRMWGTWSAAGAACKRARYAFEQLQAMMRRPTCELNPDRLGASHVENHTGPVYLYSLQAVSGRRWFKHTKRDEFEPTEFEDQMLFQSFLLEQAQAVLPQLAPGDPFGIGHVEEMETRSCNFKRDTPLLFWGKCDENQNTQASSRRVTLPNFQLSLSPSAKPGTGRGVSLSPRREKQECNAEDDCCGITACTALPSPQMCHAVMMDTTSNMRKLPQDCGQSPLVGQVGAQPPFATSVADILPEQRVGFSSTTETESCFETIRNSSDETRVPSDSEATVSRMPTGQEDNVRERCETECQPSCCKDTIETPTVASTAAQEFVRPETDILGQENSPASGEATRTQKANSTLDKRGSGFQNATDITRFGIPASFSFCSRWTDPAHGHNGPTKSKHSSALSGSSPLSRNTCNASENGGGAIGEPRESKGKMPSIRNSLALSLVKIRSWIARKSRGEKRMVTPQPGERSRPPKVSLEGPDTQTCDSQASTTNNKEASNVQVTSRAAMGSYALVIPIRIRVPPKSADLKEELWELAIKSAKDVHAIVNAQRPFQPSYALVPWHSITVYVGSIIDRLPLLRKLGGMKPTYRPSAFLISNGGKWDVTSVDTFMHQLLLEVAHMAKRQRSIAVYRLLRHNQLMEERTRLTDRKKHGMQAELGEFVVRNPIFPAASISGSPNRHLHRLMLSNRISTSPSGTRPPSFTGENIPRAVSASTHIKRSIRIEEVGGTNPSSRLLHLKKLPRTPTSARYGAPTKKTTATTATMAKTVPKFHPFSLKIESSWSVVAQHNVGLNYFAHNIVTVDGCLNWTLQYHTNMVSHELAMCYANRIVEILEKVCRIEELKDNSDLEANEPHQHMTNLSTTMLPGPRSFSHDAEHPTTFHGCQKEVEGTMRRRLTEVSKNSNPHGSK; encoded by the coding sequence ATGGATGGCCTCAGTAGACAGAATTTTTGGAACGAACTTTCGtgctgcctccttctcttgcaAAACATCGAGAGATATAATTCGTATATGCATGATCTCTGCCGGGCCGCAGCAGGGCTTCCGTCCTTACCTCATTTGCCTGTCGGGCCGCATGGACTGGGAAATCGGTCGTCAACTTCCCTGTTAAGCGAAAATGACACGCGGACCTTAACCGTGGTTTCAGCGACACTATGTGGGGAAGGAACAGGGCCAGCACCGTCGCCGTGTCCGACTGCACCTGAGCAGTTACCCGGCGTTACCTTTGATCGCTCAACGCAACGCCTTGAAGAAACGTGTCATGAGACCAGGCACCCACAAAAAGCACGAAGCTCCGGAAAAGTACCCCTTCCGTGTACACGACTGCCAGATGCACTTTCATCATCTACTCTACTGCCAATACCTCTACAGATGCTCAAGATTGTCCTCATAGCGCCTCGGTTGCTCGCGTGGGGATACCTATGGGAACGGCGACTTCTACGGAGAATACGGAACCCTTTACCCGTTTATTATCCTCCAGATCACTTTGGAACAGAAGCCATCCTCTGCAGGGCAGATCGGATGCCTGACACAGGTGTTAAAGTTGTTAGCCATAAGCCGAAAACAACCGCAACACCAGGGGACGCGCCCAGAACATATCAGCCTTTCACGTCGGTCATTCCAATTCTTGTAGATAGGGAAATGACAACAAAGTTGGTGCAGATATGtaaaaggaagaaggcaggccTTCATGGTTTGATTATTAGTACGGCATCCGTTGCCATTTCAGAGTTGATGTGGAATAGAAAAACGGTTTTAAAGGAGATTGATAGTATGCTCGAAAAAAAGCAATACatgaggaaggcgacagagacatcGGCACAAACACATCATGATGGCCATGACTGGCTTCCCTTCCATCCTTTCGAGAGCGCTGGCAGAGTCACAGCGGCATTCGGGCCTCCTGGCGCGACTAAACAAGGAAGAAATTGCGGTTTTGGTTCGAACATGACTTCAGAGAATGCTGAACCGACCGAGTCCGCCAACCTCTCCAACAAAATGGAAGAAAACTGTACAGTTTGCCCTACACCAACGGTTTTGTCACCAACAAGACACCGACCAGTTCAAGGTCCTACAAAAAACAATCGATTTTCAGACAATGCGGTACGGGGACGGCTCTCACCTGAGAATCAGCTTGCGTCCATCGTGAAGCCTTCGTCGTCGATTCATGGTGAAAATGAATACACTGTCGATTCCCGCGGCGTATCCGTTCACAACTACCAATCACAGAACACTCAAACGGATGGGAAACACGTGGACAGAGACCCTACCTTTGCACAATCCGCTGCTGCACACCGACCCTCACGCTGTAGAAGAGGATCGGGGAAACAAGACACTGTTTCATGCGCTAGTATTAGAGGAAAAAGAATGTGGGGAACCTGGTCAGCAGCTGGGGCAGCGTGCAAAAGGGCACGATACGCTTTTGAACAGCTTCAAGCGATGATGCGGAGGCCAACATGCGAACTCAACCCAGACCGTTTAGGAGCGTCGCATGTTGAAAACCACACCGGACCTGTGTACTTGTATTCTCTCCAAGCCGTTAGTGGAAGACGCTGGTTCAAGCATACGAAAAGAGATGAGTTTGAACCAACAGAATTTGAGGACCAAATGCTATTTCAGAGTTTCCTTCTAGAACAGGCGCAGGCTGTGCTCCCACAGCTCGCGCCAGGTGATCCGTTTGGAATAGGACATGTCGAGGAGATGGAAACGCGCTCGTGTAACTTCAAAAGGGACAcccctctgcttttctgggGAAAGTGCGACGAGAACCAAAACACACAAGCAAGCAGCCGACGAGTGACACTGCCTAATTTTCAGCTgtccctctctccgtccgCAAAACCCGGGACCGGGCGTGgcgtttcgctgtctccgagacgagaaaagcaaGAGTGTAACGCCGAAGATGACTGCTGTGGGATTACGGCGTGTACGGCATTGCCGTCTCCACAGATGTGCCACGCCGTCATGATGGATACAACCAGCAATATGAGGAAACTCCCGCAAGACTGCGGTCAATCTCCTCTGGTAGGTCAAGTTGGAGCGCAACCACCGTTCGCCACATCAGTGGCGGATATTCTCCCAGAACAGAGGGTGGGCTTCTCTTCCACCACAGAAACTGAGAGTTGTTTTGAGACCATCAGAAATAGCTCTGATGAAACAAGAGTTCCCAGCGACAGTGAAGCGACAGTGTCGCGAATGCCGACTGGCCAGGAAGATAATGTGAGGGAGCGGTGTGAAACCGAATGTCAGCCGTCTTGCTGCAAAGACACAATCGAAACTCCCACCGTAGCATCTACAGCAGCGCAGGAGTTCGTGAGGCCCGAGACTGATATCCTCGGTCAGGAAAACTCTCCTGCTTCAGGAGAGGCCACTAGAACCCAAAAAGCGAACAGTACATTGGACAAGCGAGGGTCGGGCTTCCAAAACGCTACAGACATTACACGGTTTGGGATTCCCGCGAGTTTCAGTTTTTGCTCCCGTTGGACAGACCCTGCTCACGGCCATAACGGCCCAACAAAAAGCAAACATTCGTCAGCATTAAGCGGCTCTTCACCATTGTCCAGAAATACCTGTAATGCAAGCGAAAACGGCGGTGGTGCGATCGGTGAGCCCCGCGAAAGCAAGGGGAAAATGCCGTCCATCAGGAACAGTCTTGCCTTATCACTGGTGAAGATCCGGAGCTGGATTGCCAGAAAAAGCCGCGGCGAGAAGCGCATGGTAACTCCGCAGcccggagaaagaagcagaccCCCAAAGGTTTCCCTTGAGGGGCCTGACACTCAGACTTGCGACAGTCAGGCGTCCACTACTAACAACAAAGAAGCATCGAATGTTCAAGTAACTTCGCGAGCAGCGATGGGTTCGTACGCTTTAGTTATTCCCATAAGAATTAGAGTGCCGCCGAAAAGTGCTGATCTGAAGGAGGAGCTCTGGGAACTTGCTATCAAATCGGCGAAAGACGTCCACGCTATTGTGAACGCCCAGCGTCCATTCCAACCCTCTTACGCGCTCGTTCCATGGCATTCTATCACCGTGTACGTTGGCAGCATTATAGACAGGCTGCCTCTCCTGAGGAAACTGGGTGGAATGAAGCCTACGTACCGTCCATCAGCCTTTCTTATCAGTAATGGAGGTAAATGGGATGTGACTTCCGTCGACACGTTCATGCACCAACTTCTTCTGGAAGTGGCGCATATGGCCAAACGACAGAGATCAATAGCGGTTTATCGACTGTTACGCCACAATCAACTAATGGAAGAACGTACTCGACTAACAGACCGGAAAAAACACGGAATGCAAGCGGAGCTGGGGGAGTTTGTGGTTCGTAATCCCATTTTCCCTGCAGCAAGCATCTCTGGCAGTCCAAACCGTCACTTACATCGTCTAATGCTCTCCAACAGAATCTCCACCAGCCCGAGTGGGACTCGGCCACCTTCGTTTACGGGAGAAAACATACCACGAGCAGTAAGCGCGTCGACTCACATAAAACGGTCGATTCGGATCGAAGAGGTAGGGGGTACGAATCcctcttctcgacttctACACCTGAAGAAACTTCCTCGAACACCCACTTCCGCGCGCTATGGCGCTCCCACTAAGAAAACAACAGCCACTACCGCGACGATGGCAAAAACAGTCCCCAAGTTCCATCCTTTCTCTCTTAAAATAGAATCAAGCTGGTCCGTCGTCGCTCAGCACAATGTAGGTCTCAATTACTTCGCCCACAACATCGTGACAGTGGACGGCTGCCTGAACTGGACTCTGCAATACCATACAAATATGGTCAGCCACGAACTAGCCATGTGCTATGCGAACCGAATTGTCGAAATCCTGGAGAAAGTATGCAGGATTGAAGAGCTTAAAGACAACAGTGACTTGGAAGCGAATGAACCTCACCAGCACATGACTAATTTGTCGACAACGATGCTCCCCGGGCCGCGCTCCTTCAGCCATGACGCTGAACATCCAACGACGTTTCACGGCTGTCAGAAGGAGGTGGAGGGGACAATGAGGCGGCGGCTTACAGAGGTCAGTAAAAATTCGAACCCGCATGGCTCCAAGTAG
- a CDS encoding hypothetical protein (encoded by transcript TGME49_248445) — protein sequence MRSSGSSISSSMPGAGATKQRDICYPVENGLQPVHGSMEESRKPRDKAKRVQVEFVYLRQKTNLLQQERDILRWHSGNHFKGLSLKRDESGTLLQRIADLQASIQKLRLEKGRATRLQASLSHQASKIEQENEELERERQAVVHDIEQWRARRAGFEAEITRERRETDEERRKRGSQYRLLQLAKNRGKKIQARAHLLSTMELRARETQENFDAYKAYGYNKLALLRSCSDNM from the exons ATGAGAAGCTCAGGCAGTAGTATATCGTCCTCGATGCCGGGTGCGGGTGCCACCAAACAGCGAGACATCTGCTACCCGGTTGAGAATGGGCTTCAGCCGGTACACGGAAGCATGGAGGAATCGCGAAAACCACGAGACAAAGCAAAACGCGTCCAGGTGGAGTTCGTGTATCTTCGGCAAAAGACCAATCTCCTccagcaggagagagacatc CTCCGATGGCACAGTGGCAACCATTTCAAGGGGCTGTCGCTCAAGCGCGATGAGAGCGGGACGCTACTGCAGAGAATTGCAGACCTTCAAGCAAGCATCCAA AAATTGAGACTTGAAAAAGGGCGGGCTACGCGTTTACAAGCATCTTTGTCTCACCAGGCCTCAAAAATCGAgcaagagaacgaggaactTGAAAGAG AGCGACAGGCTGTCGTCCATGACATCGAACAA TGGCGTGCCAGGCGAGCTGGTTTTGAAGCTGAAATCACGCGTGAACgacgcgagacagacgaagagcgg agaaagcgaggttCACAATACCGATTGCTTCAGTTGGCAAAGAACCGTGGAAAGAAGATCCAAGCAAGAGCTCACCTTCTG AGCACAATGGAACTCCGAGCCCGTGAAACCCAGGAGAACTTCGACGCTTATAAGGCGTATGGCTACAACAAGCTTGCGCTTCTTCGTTCATGTTCTGACAACATGTGA